A genomic segment from bacterium encodes:
- a CDS encoding HD domain-containing protein, whose protein sequence is MDSKKIRDYVVKDQIIGYFVVRKREVKEYRKGIYIQLELGDSTGRIMGVIWEPDQFSQTDLAEGMVVKVGGLVGEYNGKLQLQVNRIRLALDDEYQIDEILPHSTQSNEQRLARIMALTDKIQNSYIRQLADSFWKDEQFLNDYLKAAAGKLWHHAYVGGLSEHSANVGELALRVAAGYDFLNKDYLIFGGLFHDAGKIRSYSADMKIDFTDEGRLIDHICICDAWVAMRAGQIDGFPEKLLIKLRHMILSHQGERDYGSPVVPMMPESLVLYYCDEIDSKMGAMDRIRQKQKGPGWSEFVKMLDRFLYFETGADEKG, encoded by the coding sequence ATGGACAGCAAGAAAATCCGCGACTATGTCGTCAAAGACCAGATCATCGGCTACTTCGTCGTCCGCAAACGCGAGGTCAAAGAGTACCGCAAAGGGATCTATATCCAGCTTGAATTGGGTGACTCCACCGGGCGGATCATGGGGGTGATCTGGGAGCCCGACCAGTTCAGCCAAACCGACCTGGCCGAAGGAATGGTGGTCAAAGTCGGCGGGCTGGTGGGTGAGTACAACGGGAAATTGCAACTTCAGGTCAATCGGATCCGGCTGGCGTTGGATGACGAGTACCAGATCGACGAGATTCTCCCGCATTCGACTCAGAGCAATGAACAGCGTCTTGCCCGGATCATGGCGCTCACCGACAAGATCCAAAACAGCTATATCCGCCAGCTGGCGGACTCCTTCTGGAAAGATGAGCAGTTTCTCAACGATTACCTGAAGGCCGCTGCCGGAAAACTCTGGCACCATGCCTATGTAGGCGGGCTTTCTGAACATTCGGCCAATGTCGGCGAGCTGGCTTTGCGCGTCGCGGCGGGGTACGATTTCCTCAATAAAGACTATCTGATTTTCGGTGGGCTGTTTCACGATGCCGGCAAGATCCGCTCCTATTCGGCGGATATGAAGATCGACTTCACTGATGAGGGCCGGCTGATCGATCATATCTGTATTTGTGATGCCTGGGTGGCGATGCGGGCGGGGCAGATCGACGGTTTCCCCGAGAAGCTGCTGATAAAACTTCGCCATATGATCCTTTCGCACCAGGGGGAGAGGGATTACGGGTCGCCGGTGGTGCCGATGATGCCGGAATCGCTGGTGCTCTATTATTGTGACGAGATTGACAGCAAGATGGGGGCGATGGACCGGATCCGGCAAAAACAGAAGGGGCCGGGTTGGTCGGAGTTCGTGAAGATGCTTGACCGTTTCCTCTATTTCGAAACGGGCGCCGACGAGAAGGGGTGA
- a CDS encoding LptF/LptG family permease, whose amino-acid sequence MKILQRYILKEHIAPFFFALFIITFLLIIEYVPKIVDQVIDKDLSIWVVLELIGLNLAWMLALSVPMSVLVATLMAFGRLTSDFEVTAIKSSGINLLQLLIPLLIAASLLTGVMIWFSDAVLPDLNKRARMLWGDISAMRPTLVFRSGVFVTDVPGYLVQLDHIDHSTSRVEGVRITETKNPTKPRLIIAEYGYLKSMDNGRNLQFTLYNGELHSLDLENPANYRKVDFENQVINIGGTGSELVRTDSEYRTDREMPIDTMKQQVINNLQQMEPLRVSSINSLKEKFTYLFSDSLTAPSKALMTDSTARVAVQTEALVLMRTLERNIQQLESREKAVAKFQIEIYKKYSIPSASLAFVLIGAPLAIMARKGGMGVAISISILLFIVYWAFLIGGEDLADRGIVSPFVAMWSANILLTLIGIYLIYIVVTEKPVFGFFRRVYRG is encoded by the coding sequence ATGAAGATATTACAGCGCTACATCCTCAAGGAGCATATCGCCCCATTCTTTTTCGCGCTTTTCATTATCACCTTTCTGCTGATCATCGAATATGTCCCCAAAATCGTCGATCAGGTGATTGACAAGGATCTGTCGATCTGGGTGGTACTTGAATTGATCGGGTTGAATCTGGCATGGATGCTGGCGCTGTCGGTCCCGATGTCCGTGTTGGTCGCCACCCTGATGGCGTTTGGCAGACTGACCTCCGACTTTGAAGTAACCGCGATCAAATCATCCGGGATAAACCTGCTCCAGCTCCTGATACCCTTACTTATTGCGGCATCGCTCCTGACCGGCGTAATGATCTGGTTCAGCGATGCGGTCCTTCCGGATCTCAACAAACGGGCGCGCATGCTCTGGGGGGATATATCGGCGATGCGCCCTACCCTGGTGTTCAGGTCGGGTGTTTTTGTCACTGATGTTCCCGGGTATCTGGTGCAACTCGACCATATCGATCACTCGACTTCGCGGGTCGAAGGGGTTCGGATCACCGAAACGAAAAACCCTACCAAACCACGCCTGATCATCGCTGAATATGGTTATCTCAAATCAATGGATAACGGCAGGAATCTCCAGTTCACTCTCTACAATGGAGAACTCCATTCGCTGGATCTCGAGAATCCGGCCAACTACCGGAAAGTCGATTTCGAGAATCAGGTGATCAATATAGGCGGAACGGGCTCGGAACTGGTACGAACCGACAGCGAATACCGTACCGATCGCGAGATGCCGATCGACACCATGAAACAGCAGGTGATAAACAACCTCCAGCAGATGGAGCCATTGCGCGTCAGCTCGATCAACAGCCTGAAAGAGAAATTCACCTATCTCTTCTCCGACAGTTTGACCGCGCCATCTAAAGCATTGATGACTGACTCAACCGCCCGTGTGGCAGTGCAAACCGAGGCTCTGGTGTTAATGAGAACACTGGAACGCAATATCCAGCAACTCGAGAGTCGCGAAAAGGCAGTGGCGAAATTCCAGATCGAGATATACAAAAAATATTCGATCCCGTCGGCCTCGCTCGCGTTTGTGCTGATCGGCGCGCCGCTGGCGATCATGGCGCGCAAAGGCGGCATGGGAGTAGCTATAAGCATCTCTATCCTGCTCTTCATCGTCTACTGGGCTTTCCTGATCGGGGGCGAAGATCTGGCCGACCGAGGCATTGTCTCTCCCTTCGTGGCGATGTGGAGCGCGAATATCCTTCTGACTCTGATCGGCATCTACCTGATCTATATCGTTGTGACTGAAAAGCCGGTCTTCGGATTCTTCCGGCGGGTGTATCGCGGATGA
- a CDS encoding LptF/LptG family permease — MIKKLDLYLLRHYLLALLVVTVAIGLTIIVVNMVEQLRDFIDHQIPLVTILKYYLFFGGWVLKSFLPMFILLASLFSVSVLARRREILAMKAAGISLYRIIAPYLVATMILAAGHFYYSEYIFPPLNQQRIEMKEFTIESRSKAALAKVRNVFRQVSPGKFYTITTFDTDRGDGRDFKMYSTVNHRLTQIVTAEKVRFEDHRWLLVQGQVRDFDSLSTETFHQFDTLTVLEIKDKPTDFQSRLVKPEDMGLEELKNYIDLQKRTGGPYQAESIDLKIKYAFPLTSVIIILICVPFAANPQRSGIAVSFSVGAGISLLYFVLFKILQSAGHNERVPELVAVWGINALFLLIGLIGLIGARK; from the coding sequence ATGATCAAAAAGCTTGATCTCTATCTCCTCCGCCATTACCTGTTGGCGCTCCTGGTGGTGACTGTGGCGATCGGCCTGACGATTATCGTGGTCAACATGGTGGAGCAACTTCGTGATTTCATCGACCACCAGATCCCGCTGGTGACGATCCTCAAGTACTATCTCTTTTTCGGCGGCTGGGTGCTGAAGTCATTCCTGCCGATGTTCATTCTGCTGGCGTCGCTTTTCTCGGTGTCGGTCCTGGCGCGTCGGCGGGAGATCCTGGCCATGAAGGCGGCCGGAATATCGCTCTACCGGATCATCGCGCCATATCTGGTCGCCACCATGATCCTGGCGGCCGGCCACTTCTATTACAGCGAGTACATTTTCCCGCCGCTCAATCAACAGCGGATCGAGATGAAAGAATTCACGATCGAAAGCCGCTCCAAAGCGGCATTGGCCAAAGTGCGGAATGTCTTCCGCCAGGTCAGCCCCGGGAAGTTTTACACCATCACCACTTTCGATACCGACCGCGGCGATGGCCGCGATTTCAAGATGTATTCCACCGTCAACCACCGGCTGACTCAAATTGTCACGGCGGAGAAGGTCCGCTTCGAAGACCACCGCTGGTTGCTGGTCCAGGGGCAGGTGCGCGACTTTGATTCTCTCTCCACAGAGACCTTTCACCAGTTCGACACGCTGACTGTGCTGGAGATCAAGGATAAGCCGACAGATTTCCAGAGTCGACTGGTGAAGCCGGAGGATATGGGGCTTGAGGAGCTGAAGAACTATATCGATCTGCAGAAGCGGACGGGCGGCCCATACCAGGCTGAGTCGATCGATCTGAAGATCAAGTATGCGTTCCCGCTGACCTCGGTCATCATCATCCTGATCTGCGTACCATTCGCGGCCAATCCGCAGCGCTCGGGGATCGCCGTTTCATTTTCGGTCGGAGCGGGGATATCGCTGTTGTACTTCGTGCTGTTCAAGATCCTCCAGTCGGCCGGACACAATGAACGAGTCCCGGAATTGGTCGCAGTCTGGGGGATCAACGCATTGTTCCTGCTTATCGGATTAATAGGATTGATCGGAGCGCGTAAGTAA
- a CDS encoding class I SAM-dependent methyltransferase: protein MSHEGHERNRAMWNELVDVHVAHPSYRVKEFLDGASTLKQLEQNELGDVTGRSLLHLMCQFGLDTLSWARKGANVTGVDIADQSILRANELKVSAGLDSARFIRSDILELPSHLNEQFDIVYQSYGTLCWLADIGTWAKVVAKFVKPGGVFLLIDDHPCSLAMYETSLNYFSTESETLADQPDYADRSFRRSNPSTEWQHTTAEIINSLINAGLTITKMGEYDYSYYQVTEEWRQVEDRWYPPKSPTMFPLMLLIRATR, encoded by the coding sequence ATGTCACACGAGGGACACGAACGCAACCGCGCGATGTGGAACGAGCTGGTCGATGTCCATGTCGCCCACCCGTCATACCGTGTGAAAGAATTCCTCGATGGTGCCTCCACCCTCAAACAGCTTGAACAAAACGAACTCGGAGATGTAACCGGCCGGAGCCTTCTCCACCTGATGTGTCAATTCGGGCTTGATACACTCTCGTGGGCACGCAAAGGGGCAAACGTCACCGGAGTTGATATCGCCGACCAATCGATTCTGCGAGCCAATGAACTCAAGGTAAGTGCGGGGCTGGACTCTGCGCGGTTCATCCGGTCCGACATTCTGGAACTGCCGTCTCATTTGAACGAGCAGTTTGATATCGTTTATCAGTCGTATGGAACACTCTGCTGGTTGGCGGATATTGGGACATGGGCGAAAGTCGTTGCGAAGTTCGTCAAGCCGGGCGGCGTTTTTCTTCTGATCGATGATCACCCCTGTTCATTGGCGATGTATGAAACCTCGCTGAATTACTTCTCGACCGAATCAGAAACGCTCGCTGATCAGCCGGATTATGCTGATCGATCGTTCCGCCGATCCAATCCAAGCACCGAGTGGCAACATACTACCGCAGAGATCATCAACTCGCTTATCAATGCGGGATTGACCATAACAAAAATGGGGGAATACGATTATTCCTACTACCAGGTCACCGAAGAATGGCGCCAGGTAGAGGACCGTTGGTATCCGCCGAAATCACCCACCATGTTTCCGCTGATGCTGCTGATTCGCGCCACTCGCTGA
- a CDS encoding cytidylate kinase-like family protein, producing MTSIDAIINRQLLKWELERRRTSEETHPPHAEPHRIITISRQTGSRGSFLATLLAERLGFQRLHREVIDAISKESGYYKRLLEALDEHTRGRLQMAVDAAFSGQMVDHTDYNEYLHKVVLSLAELGGVILMGRGGNLILGPHKGLHVRVVCPDSTRVENLCRYKEISAREAHLLMERTDRDRSAFIHRLFNQEIDDPMQYDLVINTGMLSLESAVSIVETAFHAKMVLLRAHG from the coding sequence ATGACCTCAATTGATGCCATTATCAATCGTCAGCTCCTCAAGTGGGAGCTGGAACGTCGGCGGACATCCGAGGAGACCCATCCGCCGCACGCTGAGCCGCACCGTATTATCACGATCAGCCGTCAAACCGGATCACGAGGTTCCTTTCTCGCCACTCTGCTCGCCGAGCGACTCGGTTTTCAGCGACTGCATCGCGAAGTTATCGATGCGATCAGCAAAGAATCCGGTTACTACAAGCGGTTGCTCGAGGCACTCGATGAGCATACGCGCGGGCGACTGCAGATGGCGGTTGATGCTGCCTTTTCCGGCCAGATGGTCGATCACACCGACTACAACGAGTATCTGCACAAGGTAGTGCTGTCGCTGGCTGAGTTGGGTGGAGTGATCCTGATGGGGCGCGGCGGTAATCTGATCCTCGGGCCGCACAAGGGGCTGCATGTCCGGGTCGTCTGTCCGGACTCAACGCGCGTGGAGAATCTCTGTCGCTACAAAGAGATCTCTGCTCGTGAGGCGCATCTGCTAATGGAACGGACCGATCGGGACCGGAGCGCATTCATCCATCGGCTGTTTAACCAGGAGATTGATGACCCCATGCAGTATGACCTCGTGATCAATACCGGGATGCTGAGTCTGGAGAGTGCGGTCTCGATCGTGGAGACGGCGTTTCACGCCAAGATGGTCCTGCTCCGCGCACACGGCTGA
- a CDS encoding tRNA-binding protein yields the protein MTELLSYEDFLKVDIRVGRIVEVADFERAKIPAYKLKIDFGPEIGIKQTSARFKTDYTPDQLLGRQCLAVVNFPPKNIGGFMSEVLMLGVPRPGGGLVLVSPVEDADPGGRLY from the coding sequence ATGACAGAGTTACTCAGCTACGAAGATTTCCTCAAAGTCGATATCCGGGTGGGGCGGATTGTCGAGGTCGCTGATTTTGAGCGGGCCAAGATCCCGGCTTACAAACTGAAGATCGACTTCGGTCCAGAGATCGGCATCAAACAGACCTCTGCGCGTTTCAAGACCGACTATACACCCGATCAACTGCTTGGACGGCAATGTCTGGCAGTGGTCAATTTTCCGCCAAAGAATATCGGCGGGTTCATGTCCGAAGTTTTGATGCTGGGAGTACCGCGTCCCGGCGGCGGGCTGGTGCTGGTCAGCCCGGTTGAGGATGCCGACCCCGGCGGCCGGCTGTACTAA